From the genome of Flavobacterium luteolum, one region includes:
- a CDS encoding DUF445 domain-containing protein, with product METIIDRDIAKVKALKKMKQNALGLLGVAVLLFVIAIYFKIPILQAFSEAAMVGGIADWFAVVALFRHPMGIPIWHTAIIPTKKNEIGENLGNFVSEEFLDREKLEIKLDEFNFATKASDWLSKQENANKIANAVAINIIPGILRTIKDEDVRRFIQVQFKEKIEGINFGDWVALALEPLQKGNLKNQMLTNLLEVMSAELTNNKDLIRQKVKASTPLLSFGLADKSITEGVFNGLQDFLNEAKKPESAVRVKIDEYIFNFLEKVKNSEEMRAKINDMILGFVGKKEVQDYINSIWDEIKLSITSDLNKGDNSSIKNSISNLIQTFGNGIKEDPVMINKINGFIKNDLLSMLLNNKKVIGDLISSTVKSWDGKEVSEKLELEIGKDLQYIRINGTLVGGVIGLVIYGVEQLYHFVF from the coding sequence ATGGAAACTATTATAGATCGAGATATTGCCAAAGTAAAAGCTCTCAAGAAAATGAAGCAAAATGCTTTGGGGCTTTTAGGAGTTGCTGTGCTGCTGTTTGTAATTGCAATTTATTTCAAAATTCCAATACTTCAAGCTTTTAGCGAGGCGGCTATGGTTGGAGGAATCGCCGATTGGTTTGCTGTTGTGGCGCTTTTTCGTCACCCTATGGGAATTCCGATTTGGCATACAGCGATTATTCCGACCAAGAAAAATGAAATAGGAGAGAACCTTGGAAATTTTGTTTCTGAGGAGTTTTTAGACCGAGAAAAATTGGAAATAAAACTTGACGAATTCAATTTTGCCACCAAAGCTTCAGATTGGCTTTCTAAGCAAGAAAACGCCAATAAAATTGCCAATGCAGTTGCGATAAATATTATTCCTGGAATTTTAAGAACTATAAAAGATGAAGATGTCAGAAGATTTATTCAGGTTCAGTTTAAGGAAAAAATAGAAGGAATTAATTTTGGCGATTGGGTAGCGTTGGCATTAGAACCTTTGCAAAAAGGAAATTTAAAAAATCAGATGCTGACAAATCTTTTGGAAGTAATGAGTGCTGAATTGACTAACAACAAGGATTTAATTAGGCAAAAAGTTAAAGCTTCAACCCCGCTTTTAAGTTTCGGATTGGCTGATAAAAGCATTACAGAGGGTGTTTTTAATGGTTTGCAGGATTTTCTAAATGAAGCTAAAAAACCTGAAAGCGCAGTACGCGTAAAAATAGACGAATACATTTTTAATTTCTTAGAAAAAGTAAAAAACTCAGAAGAAATGAGAGCCAAAATCAACGATATGATTTTGGGTTTTGTTGGGAAAAAAGAGGTTCAAGATTATATTAATAGCATTTGGGATGAAATTAAATTGTCCATTACAAGCGATTTAAATAAAGGTGATAATTCTTCAATAAAAAATAGCATTTCAAATTTAATCCAGACTTTCGGAAACGGAATTAAAGAAGATCCTGTTATGATCAACAAGATAAACGGTTTCATTAAAAATGATTTGCTTTCAATGCTTTTGAATAACAAAAAAGTAATAGGGGATTTGATTTCGTCAACTGTAAAAAGTTGGGATGGAAAAGAGGTTTCCGAAAAATTAGAATTAGAAATTGGAAAAGATCTTCAATATATTCGAATTAACGGAACTTTGGTTGGAGGTGTTATTGGTCTTGTAATTTATGGAGTTGAGCAATTGTATCATTTTGTTTTTTAA
- a CDS encoding class I SAM-dependent methyltransferase, which translates to MKKLFKLVLNTIPRPILIRLSYVARPILAFSLKGDKFTDPIDGKSFKSFLPYGYGKQRNNVLSPSTLSLERHRLLWLYLNDQTDFFTAPKKVLHFAPEQAFYKRFRKQKNLDYTTTDLLSPLADVKADICNLPFKDNEYDVILCNHVLEHIPDDTKAMQELFRVLKPGGMAILQIPQDLSREVTFADDSITDQKERAKIFGQYDHVRVYGRDYFDKLRSIGFIVIEEDYTNKIAPELVEKYCLAKGEIIPLCFKQEN; encoded by the coding sequence GTGAAAAAACTTTTCAAATTAGTTTTAAATACAATCCCGCGTCCAATATTAATTCGTTTGAGTTATGTGGCGCGTCCAATTTTAGCTTTCTCTTTAAAAGGAGATAAATTTACAGATCCAATTGACGGAAAAAGCTTTAAATCGTTTTTGCCTTACGGATACGGAAAACAGCGTAATAATGTGCTTTCACCAAGTACACTTTCTTTAGAGAGACACCGTTTGCTTTGGTTGTATTTAAACGATCAAACTGATTTTTTTACAGCACCGAAAAAAGTATTGCATTTTGCTCCAGAACAAGCTTTTTATAAAAGATTTCGCAAGCAGAAAAATTTAGATTACACAACAACTGACTTACTTTCGCCATTGGCCGATGTAAAAGCAGATATCTGTAATTTACCCTTCAAAGACAATGAATATGACGTTATTTTATGTAATCACGTTTTAGAGCATATTCCTGACGACACAAAAGCAATGCAGGAATTATTCAGAGTTTTAAAACCAGGCGGAATGGCAATTTTGCAGATTCCTCAGGATTTATCTCGCGAAGTTACTTTTGCCGATGATTCGATTACAGACCAAAAGGAACGCGCTAAAATCTTCGGCCAATACGATCACGTTCGTGTTTACGGACGCGATTATTTCGATAAATTAAGAAGTATTGGATTTATTGTTATCGAAGAAGACTACACTAACAAAATTGCACCAGAATTGGTTGAAAAATACTGTTTAGCAAAAGGCGAGATTATTCCGCTTTGCTTTAAACAGGAAAACTAA
- the map gene encoding type I methionyl aminopeptidase, with the protein MIIQKTREEIELMRESALIVSKTLGMIASEIKEGVTTLYLDKLAEEFIRDHGAVPSFLGLYDFPNSLCMSPNAQVVHGIPNNTPLKSGDVISVDCGAFKNGFHGDHAYSFEIGEVAPEVKKLLRVTKESLYVGIREFKAGNRVEDVGNAIQKYTEAHGYGVVRELVGHGVGQKMHEEPEMPNYGKRGRGKLFVEGMVVAIEPMINMGTRNIKQLKDGWTILTADGKPSAHFEHDVALIDGKPELLSTFQYIYKALGIESNEEDEFRQVPLVL; encoded by the coding sequence ATGATTATCCAAAAAACTAGAGAGGAAATCGAATTAATGCGCGAAAGTGCTTTAATCGTATCAAAAACATTAGGAATGATTGCTTCTGAAATTAAAGAAGGAGTTACTACATTATATCTTGACAAATTAGCCGAAGAATTTATTCGTGATCACGGAGCAGTTCCAAGTTTCCTTGGATTGTATGATTTCCCAAATTCACTTTGCATGAGTCCAAATGCTCAGGTTGTTCATGGTATTCCTAATAATACACCTCTAAAAAGCGGTGATGTAATTTCGGTTGACTGCGGAGCTTTTAAAAATGGTTTTCACGGAGACCACGCTTACAGCTTTGAAATTGGAGAAGTTGCACCTGAAGTTAAAAAACTTTTACGCGTAACTAAAGAATCTCTTTACGTTGGAATTAGAGAATTTAAAGCTGGAAATCGCGTTGAAGATGTTGGAAATGCGATTCAAAAATATACTGAAGCTCACGGTTACGGAGTTGTTCGTGAATTGGTTGGACATGGTGTTGGGCAAAAAATGCACGAAGAACCAGAAATGCCAAATTACGGAAAACGTGGTCGAGGAAAACTTTTTGTTGAAGGAATGGTTGTAGCAATCGAACCAATGATCAACATGGGAACTAGAAACATCAAACAACTTAAAGACGGCTGGACAATCTTGACTGCTGACGGAAAACCTAGCGCGCATTTCGAGCACGACGTAGCTTTAATTGATGGAAAACCTGAATTATTATCGACTTTCCAATATATCTACAAAGCTTTAGGAATCGAAAGCAACGAAGAAGACGAATTTAGACAAGTTCCATTAGTACTATAA
- a CDS encoding murein L,D-transpeptidase catalytic domain family protein → MIYKIYPLFVFLLLSFGKDSKNTPDLKKNATVKAIAKVEKVTVDSKIESVYNSLNSNNFKMPELKTFSEALKGFYLLKERGVIKKDILTLIDFSLSSNTKRLWVIDLASNTILFNSLVAHGRNTGEEFASTFSNLNSSFKSSLGFYSTGEIYQGKHGASLRLDGLEDGVNDNARERGVVMHGADYVSESFIRNHKRLGRSQGCPAVPVELTNEIIQLIKDKSCLYIYHPSRSFAMEERLIS, encoded by the coding sequence ATGATTTACAAAATTTATCCGTTATTTGTGTTTTTGCTATTGTCTTTTGGAAAAGATTCAAAAAACACACCCGACCTTAAGAAAAATGCCACTGTAAAAGCGATTGCCAAAGTCGAAAAAGTCACAGTAGATTCTAAAATCGAGAGCGTTTATAATTCATTAAATTCTAACAACTTTAAAATGCCTGAGCTTAAAACTTTCTCGGAAGCTTTAAAAGGATTTTATTTGTTGAAAGAAAGAGGAGTAATTAAGAAAGATATCTTAACACTGATTGATTTCAGTTTGTCATCGAACACAAAACGTTTGTGGGTGATTGATTTGGCTAGCAATACCATTTTGTTTAATTCGCTTGTTGCTCACGGAAGAAATACTGGAGAAGAATTTGCTTCAACATTTTCAAATCTTAATTCGTCATTTAAAAGCAGTTTAGGGTTTTATTCAACAGGCGAAATATACCAAGGAAAACATGGCGCTTCTTTGCGTTTAGATGGTTTAGAAGATGGTGTCAATGACAATGCTCGCGAAAGAGGCGTTGTAATGCATGGTGCAGATTATGTATCTGAATCTTTCATCAGAAACCATAAAAGATTAGGCAGAAGCCAAGGCTGTCCAGCGGTTCCAGTTGAATTGACAAACGAAATTATTCAATTAATAAAAGATAAATCGTGTTTATATATTTATCACCCGTCGAGAAGTTTCGCGATGGAGGAGAGGCTAATTTCTTAA
- a CDS encoding DEAD/DEAH box helicase: MEPTKSFQFCFDISLDKNLNTYIPTAYIVENISEIKYLDKKASPDVLESFGITFDNLDSNSKRILTVCDSLKPEFIFKKFGAKIKSAKTIADLQKDSKIEFAIRQHLKFNLSSFYDLIVKEQFPLSLNLGPEKDFYRSRVSIDPLDFEPQIQFDKHAEGITYTLSLKENETTFSPMDSKAEILLDEPGWLIINKKLGQLKELNSKKLMPFLKKKSIEIPSKLVDDYFKSFIPQIAKKIDIEATGFEIELRDKIISCTIQPIHDFFKNCYYLNLYFDYNGYSFDASKTKKTHSFVDFSVANEPKIIQFKRNPVENLYTDKLNEIGLSKIKNELFGLNSEAENTDPFINIQLIIDHKEELKSLGFTIENLKLESKEIITENHTISASKETTGDWFDIKIIITVGNYKINFSEIIPNIKSKERLFALPDGNYFLIPLEWFSKYGSLAKLAKTENGVLLLRKSNFTALDGISEIDNDLDQIHQAEFTASELIKATLRPYQVDGVKWLLGHFNSNMGACLADDMGLGKTLQTLSVLVSVQEQLGFTTKTTNFDLFANETTIEREPLKALIVLPSSLVFNWFNEAGKFTPHFSKMQYVGNDRKMLASGINSTDLIFTSYSIVHRDISILEKYDFRYLILDESQYIKNKNSKIFKAINKISTGHKIALSGTPIENSLDDLWSQMQFINPDILGSYAFFMENFKNPIEKKQNEEVLAELKNLIQPYILRRTKEQVLKDLPELTEQIYYCDMDPEQEKLYEKEKSKARNFLLKTDGSSPDKINIINTLMKLRQLSNHPKMVDQESEVDSGKYIAVTNYLENLVKAKQKVIIFSSFVTNLNFYTDWCKENKIAFCEITGETPSDKREQQVKMFQEKENSLLFFISLKAGGVGLNITKASYVLFLDPWWNPFAEKQGIGRAHRIGQLNKVNVIRFISKNTVEEKIIKLQENKKLLSDSLLEESYINDEIEGNLEYILGS; encoded by the coding sequence TTGGAACCTACAAAATCATTTCAGTTCTGTTTTGACATCAGTTTGGATAAAAATCTGAATACCTATATTCCAACTGCATACATTGTCGAGAATATTAGCGAAATCAAATATTTAGACAAAAAAGCAAGTCCCGATGTACTTGAAAGTTTCGGAATCACTTTTGACAATTTAGATTCTAACTCGAAAAGAATACTAACTGTTTGCGATTCTTTAAAACCTGAATTTATTTTTAAAAAATTTGGTGCTAAAATTAAATCAGCCAAAACAATTGCTGATTTGCAGAAAGATTCAAAAATTGAATTTGCGATTCGTCAGCATTTAAAATTCAATTTAAGTTCGTTTTACGATTTAATTGTAAAAGAACAATTTCCTTTGTCTTTAAACCTCGGACCTGAAAAAGATTTTTATCGTTCGAGAGTTAGCATTGATCCACTTGATTTTGAACCTCAAATTCAATTTGACAAACATGCCGAAGGAATTACTTACACCCTTTCTTTAAAAGAAAATGAAACCACTTTTTCTCCAATGGACAGCAAAGCAGAAATTCTTTTGGACGAACCAGGCTGGCTGATTATCAATAAAAAATTAGGACAATTAAAGGAGTTAAACTCGAAAAAACTAATGCCCTTTTTAAAGAAAAAGTCAATTGAAATACCATCAAAATTAGTTGATGATTACTTTAAAAGCTTTATTCCGCAAATAGCAAAAAAAATAGATATTGAAGCTACTGGTTTTGAGATTGAGCTTCGAGACAAAATCATTTCCTGTACGATTCAGCCTATTCACGATTTCTTCAAAAACTGTTATTATCTTAATCTTTATTTTGATTATAACGGATATTCATTTGATGCAAGCAAAACTAAAAAAACACATTCTTTTGTAGATTTTAGTGTTGCTAATGAACCTAAAATAATTCAATTTAAAAGAAATCCAGTCGAGAATTTATATACTGATAAATTAAATGAAATTGGTTTATCTAAAATCAAAAACGAATTATTTGGACTAAATTCAGAAGCGGAAAATACAGATCCTTTTATCAATATTCAGTTGATTATTGACCATAAAGAAGAGCTAAAAAGTTTAGGTTTTACCATCGAAAATCTAAAACTGGAAAGCAAAGAAATCATTACAGAAAACCATACTATTTCTGCTTCAAAAGAAACTACAGGCGATTGGTTTGACATTAAGATAATCATTACGGTTGGAAATTATAAAATCAATTTCAGTGAAATAATTCCGAATATAAAAAGCAAAGAAAGACTTTTTGCATTGCCCGACGGAAACTACTTTTTGATTCCGTTGGAATGGTTTAGCAAATATGGTTCTTTAGCGAAATTAGCCAAAACAGAAAACGGCGTTTTGCTTTTACGTAAAAGCAACTTTACTGCTCTTGACGGAATTTCGGAAATCGACAATGATTTGGATCAGATTCATCAAGCCGAATTTACAGCTTCAGAGTTAATAAAAGCAACTTTAAGACCTTATCAAGTTGATGGCGTAAAATGGCTTTTAGGTCATTTCAATTCCAATATGGGCGCATGTCTGGCCGATGATATGGGACTTGGAAAAACCTTGCAAACGTTATCCGTTTTGGTTTCTGTGCAGGAACAATTAGGTTTTACCACTAAAACCACCAATTTTGATTTGTTTGCTAACGAAACCACAATTGAAAGAGAACCGCTTAAGGCTTTAATCGTTCTGCCTTCCTCATTGGTTTTTAACTGGTTTAACGAAGCTGGAAAGTTTACACCTCACTTTTCTAAAATGCAATATGTCGGAAATGATCGAAAAATGTTAGCAAGCGGCATCAATTCAACCGATTTGATTTTCACAAGCTACAGCATCGTTCATCGAGATATTTCTATTTTAGAAAAATACGATTTCCGTTATTTAATTTTAGATGAAAGTCAGTACATCAAAAACAAAAATTCTAAGATTTTTAAAGCCATAAATAAAATAAGTACTGGACATAAAATTGCTTTGAGCGGAACGCCGATCGAAAATTCGCTTGACGATTTATGGTCGCAAATGCAATTTATCAATCCAGATATTTTAGGCAGTTATGCTTTCTTTATGGAGAATTTCAAAAATCCGATTGAAAAAAAACAAAATGAAGAAGTTCTCGCTGAATTAAAAAATCTTATCCAGCCTTATATCCTAAGAAGAACAAAAGAACAGGTTTTAAAAGATCTTCCTGAATTGACAGAGCAGATTTATTATTGCGACATGGATCCTGAACAGGAAAAATTATACGAAAAAGAAAAATCTAAAGCCCGTAATTTCTTGCTTAAAACCGACGGATCGAGTCCAGATAAAATAAACATCATCAATACTTTGATGAAGTTACGACAGCTGAGTAATCACCCAAAAATGGTCGATCAGGAATCTGAAGTTGATTCGGGAAAATATATAGCCGTAACCAATTATTTAGAAAATTTAGTAAAAGCAAAACAGAAAGTAATCATTTTCAGTTCGTTTGTTACCAATTTAAATTTTTATACTGATTGGTGTAAAGAAAACAAAATAGCTTTCTGTGAAATTACAGGCGAAACTCCATCAGACAAAAGAGAACAGCAGGTTAAAATGTTTCAGGAAAAGGAAAATTCATTACTGTTTTTTATTTCGCTTAAAGCGGGAGGTGTTGGTTTGAATATCACAAAAGCTTCTTACGTTTTATTCTTAGATCCTTGGTGGAATCCTTTTGCGGAAAAACAAGGTATTGGCCGAGCACATCGAATTGGTCAATTGAATAAAGTAAACGTGATTCGTTTTATCTCGAAAAATACAGTTGAAGAGAAAATCATCAAATTGCAGGAAAACAAAAAATTATTGTCAGATTCTCTTTTAGAAGAAAGTTATATTAATGATGAAATTGAAGGTAACTTAGAATATATTTTGGGTTCATAA
- a CDS encoding DUF5103 domain-containing protein, with the protein MPKFLYTSFIFLFIITLAKAQEKEIDPPYNIKTVSFIQNGSNVPPIFELGSPFTFQFDDLFGNEANYYFEVIHCDYNWFPTDIPKTDYILGMDNQRITDFSNSFNTLQVYTHYRLSFPNQFTQLLKLSGNYMLRIFNEDREVVFSRKFILHENHCTVGVQVKRTRNLSNIDYKQNLDFAILSNDIVFQTPLQNVKVLLLQNGNFHTEIKNIVPQYTIGNQLVYKYDKETQFWGGNEFLYFENKDIRAASNNVAKIGSNNDIYNAFLYTNAARGNQIYTNYEDVNGNFVVKNINGSNNDIEADYAWVYFTLSAPAFRMNKDIYITGMFNNYSLSPEYKMDYNTDKGVFEKAIMIKQGFTNFQYTVADKKGVIDFENAIDGNFYQTENEYTILVYYKEATDRYQRVIGKGNANSINIVN; encoded by the coding sequence ATGCCAAAATTTTTATATACAAGCTTTATTTTTCTTTTCATTATTACTTTAGCGAAAGCTCAAGAAAAAGAAATCGATCCTCCTTATAATATTAAAACTGTCTCTTTTATCCAGAATGGCAGTAATGTTCCGCCAATTTTCGAATTAGGTTCTCCATTTACCTTTCAATTTGATGATTTATTTGGTAATGAAGCTAATTATTATTTTGAAGTTATTCATTGCGACTACAACTGGTTTCCGACAGACATTCCAAAAACAGATTATATTCTTGGCATGGACAATCAGAGAATTACCGATTTTTCGAATTCGTTCAACACACTTCAGGTGTATACACATTATAGACTTTCTTTTCCAAATCAGTTTACGCAATTATTAAAACTTTCTGGCAATTACATGCTGCGAATTTTTAATGAAGACAGAGAAGTCGTTTTCTCAAGAAAATTTATTTTGCATGAAAATCATTGTACAGTTGGTGTTCAAGTAAAAAGAACCCGTAACCTGAGTAATATTGATTACAAACAGAATCTTGATTTTGCCATCTTATCTAATGATATTGTTTTTCAAACCCCATTGCAAAATGTAAAAGTTCTTTTACTGCAAAACGGAAACTTTCATACCGAAATAAAAAATATTGTTCCCCAATACACAATAGGCAATCAGCTGGTTTATAAATATGACAAAGAAACCCAATTTTGGGGCGGAAATGAGTTTTTATATTTTGAAAACAAAGACATTCGAGCTGCCAGTAATAATGTTGCCAAAATAGGTTCAAACAATGATATTTACAATGCATTTTTATATACCAATGCAGCAAGAGGAAATCAGATTTACACCAATTATGAAGACGTAAATGGAAATTTTGTAGTTAAGAATATCAACGGTTCTAATAATGACATTGAAGCTGATTATGCTTGGGTTTATTTTACTCTTTCTGCTCCTGCTTTTAGAATGAACAAAGACATCTATATTACTGGAATGTTTAACAACTACAGTCTTTCGCCAGAATACAAAATGGATTATAATACAGACAAAGGAGTTTTTGAAAAAGCCATTATGATCAAACAAGGTTTTACTAATTTTCAATATACTGTTGCAGACAAAAAAGGAGTAATCGATTTTGAAAATGCTATTGACGGAAACTTTTATCAGACTGAAAACGAGTACACCATCTTAGTCTATTATAAAGAAGCAACAGATCGTTATCAGCGCGTTATTGGGAAAGGAAATGCAAACTCTATCAATATAGTCAATTAA
- the gpmI gene encoding 2,3-bisphosphoglycerate-independent phosphoglycerate mutase — translation MNKKVILMILDGWGKSPDPKVSAIDNANVPFINSLYKNYPSAQLRTDGLNVGLPEGQMGNSEVGHMNLGAGRIVYQDLAKINLAVEHKTLAKEQVLIDAFNYAKDNNKKVHFLGLVSDGGVHSHTSHLRGLIDASQEYGLDQVYVHAFTDGRDVDPKSGAKYIHDLEDYIKDTPVKIASIVGRYYAMDRDKRWERVKLAYDLLVNGVGTPSTNAVASVLASYEKDVTDEFIEPVVIVDDNAKPLATIVEGDVVIFFNFRTDRGRELTEALSQQDFHEQNMHKLNLYYVTLTNYDETYQNVKVVYNKDNITETLGEVLEKAGKKQIRIAETEKYPHVTFFFSGGRETPFEGEERILRNSPKVATYDLKPEMSAYELADALVPELNKGEVDFVCLNFANGDMVGHTGIMEAAIKACEAVDACAKKVIEAALANDYTTIVIADHGNCETMINPDGSPNTAHTTNPVPIILVDKELKNIQNGVLGDIAPTILELMGIQQPNAMTCHSLL, via the coding sequence ATGAACAAAAAAGTTATCCTTATGATTTTAGATGGTTGGGGAAAATCTCCTGACCCTAAAGTATCTGCAATAGACAATGCAAATGTTCCTTTTATAAACAGTCTATACAAAAATTACCCAAGTGCACAGCTTAGAACTGACGGGTTAAATGTTGGTCTTCCAGAAGGACAAATGGGAAATAGTGAGGTTGGACACATGAATCTAGGTGCAGGAAGAATTGTATACCAAGATTTAGCCAAAATAAATTTAGCTGTAGAGCACAAAACTTTAGCAAAAGAGCAAGTTTTAATTGATGCTTTTAATTATGCTAAAGACAATAATAAAAAAGTACACTTTTTAGGATTAGTTTCAGATGGTGGTGTTCACTCACATACTTCACACCTTCGCGGATTAATCGATGCGTCTCAAGAATATGGTTTAGATCAGGTATATGTTCACGCTTTTACAGACGGACGTGACGTTGACCCAAAATCTGGTGCAAAATACATTCATGATCTTGAAGATTATATTAAAGATACTCCTGTAAAAATTGCTTCGATTGTTGGCCGCTACTATGCAATGGATCGTGACAAACGTTGGGAGCGTGTAAAATTGGCTTACGATCTTCTTGTTAACGGTGTTGGAACTCCATCAACAAATGCTGTTGCAAGTGTTCTTGCAAGCTATGAAAAAGACGTAACAGACGAATTTATCGAGCCTGTTGTTATTGTTGATGATAACGCAAAACCTCTTGCTACAATTGTTGAAGGTGATGTTGTAATCTTCTTTAACTTTAGAACGGACAGAGGACGTGAGCTTACTGAAGCGCTTTCTCAGCAAGATTTTCATGAGCAAAATATGCACAAACTAAACCTATATTATGTAACATTGACAAACTACGATGAAACGTACCAAAACGTAAAGGTAGTTTACAATAAAGACAATATTACTGAAACTCTTGGTGAGGTTTTAGAAAAAGCTGGCAAAAAACAAATCAGAATTGCGGAGACTGAGAAATATCCTCACGTAACTTTCTTCTTCTCTGGCGGAAGAGAAACTCCTTTTGAAGGTGAAGAGAGAATCTTAAGAAACTCCCCAAAAGTGGCTACTTACGATTTAAAACCAGAAATGAGCGCTTACGAGTTGGCAGATGCTCTTGTTCCTGAATTGAACAAAGGTGAAGTTGATTTTGTTTGCTTGAACTTCGCAAACGGAGATATGGTTGGGCACACTGGAATTATGGAAGCTGCAATTAAAGCTTGTGAAGCTGTTGACGCTTGCGCGAAAAAAGTAATCGAAGCCGCTCTTGCAAATGATTATACGACAATCGTAATTGCCGATCACGGAAACTGCGAAACTATGATTAATCCTGATGGATCTCCAAATACGGCTCACACTACAAACCCGGTGCCGATTATTTTGGTTGACAAAGAATTGAAAAACATTCAAAATGGTGTTTTAGGCGATATTGCTCCTACTATTTTAGAATTAATGGGAATTCAGCAACCAAATGCAATGACTTGTCATTCGCTTTTGTAA
- a CDS encoding L,D-transpeptidase family protein — MKIFYSLVVICLLVGCKKESPEPAPIIKKKAPAIILTDERTVEIDTALIGTFKSETLKQFYIASENQTIWGNLKKRTFVLTQLEKSEELGLEPEDYKISQLKKFESKVASLSDKDLATYDILLTYNFGKYINHIYKGKLDPKKLYTNWDLDAKEFDVNSVLIKGFNKNKLDSIVENIQPKTQTYKELLKALEIINTFPDDNVKTIESVDKIVLNDTNPALINIKKRLLYWNDMSGKDSLTQIYNQKTFEAVKRFQERHGLASDGVIGVGTIRALNYSKESRKKQIIANLERWRWYPSELAENYFIINIPDYSLNVVENQDTTLVRNVVVGTSKRRTPIITSFLKTVVFNPTWTVPPTILKEDVVPAMKRNRNYLANKNITIYDTSGNVVNPMSWNENKPNNYRYVQSPGYDNSLGLMKILFPNHHSVYLHDTNHRNIFGRNNRSMSSGCVRVENPIELAQHILDVDGNWPQDRIDTIIASKKTMSFKIAKKYALYQWYWTAWSKKNQLLFRADIYDLDSDLYAQLRN, encoded by the coding sequence ATGAAAATATTTTACTCTTTAGTAGTAATCTGCCTTTTAGTGGGCTGCAAAAAAGAAAGCCCAGAACCCGCACCTATTATCAAAAAAAAGGCGCCGGCAATTATACTTACTGACGAGAGAACTGTCGAAATAGACACCGCATTAATAGGAACTTTTAAAAGCGAAACCTTAAAGCAATTTTACATTGCATCTGAAAATCAAACTATATGGGGGAATCTTAAAAAAAGAACTTTTGTTTTAACGCAATTAGAAAAATCAGAAGAATTAGGTTTAGAACCCGAAGATTACAAGATATCTCAGCTAAAAAAATTCGAAAGCAAAGTCGCTTCGCTTAGCGATAAAGACTTGGCTACGTATGATATTTTACTGACTTATAATTTCGGAAAATATATTAATCATATATACAAAGGAAAGTTAGACCCTAAAAAACTGTATACTAATTGGGATTTAGACGCAAAGGAATTTGACGTAAATTCTGTTTTAATTAAAGGCTTCAATAAAAATAAATTAGATAGCATTGTAGAAAACATTCAGCCTAAAACACAAACATACAAAGAGCTATTAAAAGCACTGGAAATCATCAATACTTTTCCAGATGATAATGTAAAAACTATTGAGTCTGTCGATAAAATTGTTTTAAATGATACTAATCCTGCTTTAATAAATATTAAAAAAAGACTTTTGTATTGGAATGATATGTCTGGAAAAGATAGTCTGACACAGATTTACAATCAGAAAACTTTTGAAGCCGTTAAAAGATTTCAGGAAAGACACGGTTTGGCTTCGGATGGAGTCATTGGAGTAGGAACCATTCGTGCCTTAAACTATTCAAAAGAAAGCAGAAAAAAACAGATAATTGCTAATTTGGAGCGTTGGAGATGGTATCCGTCAGAATTGGCCGAAAACTATTTTATTATCAATATTCCAGATTACAGTTTGAATGTTGTCGAAAATCAAGACACAACTTTAGTTAGAAATGTTGTTGTTGGAACCAGTAAAAGAAGAACACCTATTATTACTTCGTTTTTAAAAACGGTTGTTTTTAATCCGACTTGGACCGTTCCTCCAACAATCTTGAAAGAAGATGTAGTTCCAGCAATGAAAAGAAACAGAAATTATCTCGCTAATAAAAATATAACAATTTATGACACTTCTGGAAATGTAGTAAATCCGATGTCATGGAATGAAAACAAGCCAAACAATTATCGTTATGTACAAAGTCCTGGCTATGATAATTCATTAGGATTGATGAAAATTTTATTTCCAAATCACCATAGCGTTTATCTGCACGACACGAATCATCGTAATATTTTTGGACGAAACAACCGCTCTATGAGTTCTGGATGCGTACGCGTTGAAAATCCGATAGAACTTGCACAACACATTTTGGATGTTGACGGAAACTGGCCTCAAGACAGAATTGACACCATTATTGCCAGCAAAAAAACCATGAGCTTCAAAATCGCTAAAAAATACGCTCTTTACCAATGGTATTGGACAGCATGGAGCAAAAAAAATCAGCTCCTTTTTAGAGCTGATATTTATGATTTAGATTCGGATTTATATGCGCAATTAAGAAATTAG